A stretch of Henckelia pumila isolate YLH828 chromosome 4, ASM3356847v2, whole genome shotgun sequence DNA encodes these proteins:
- the LOC140894786 gene encoding protein ENDOPLASMIC RETICULUM-ARRESTED PEN3: MAEQPTIGTGDRIKLNVGGKLFETTVSTIRSGGPDSLLFALSNRLINEEIFIDRDPEIFSVLLSLLRSNRLPSTAKRFSNEELIDEALYYGIESQLKSALAPTQLNGIDVSLVNTVRPSSEAVVSDFNANDSDGSLWVAHGGQISVYDWNLSHTATVRTHLDYITSVKRVRPEIAAVSSLSGWGLHLYNMANGSRVDSFEWVDPTDVRIYKARVHAIVDSEDSIYASYECHHGENCVLRIDKSAMKISSEIGRMSGNSAKNVVPGKLAFLSEMGILIGSSVTSGAFGYSGYIRIWDPRTRDVVWETNEPGSGRSSRFGDSFADVAVDYDRLSLFKLCSKSGDLGVADLRKLSDDPWVYLKEKNLSMRNVGGSGGGNFVICCYRKQVFVGREGELEVWSRTMADEDEGTANEESYRRNYVDKAENSERGIIKKIEGGGDRLFVTRENVEGIEVWQSSYNSGVVSVI, from the coding sequence ATGGCGGAGCAACCCACCATTGGAACTGGTGACCGCATCAAGCTGAACGTGGGCGGCAAGCTCTTCGAGACCACCGTCTCAACCATTCGATCCGGCGGCCCCGACTCCCTATTATTCGCACTATCGAACAGGTTAATCAACGAAGAGATCTTTATCGACCGTGACCCAGAGATATTTTCAGTCTTACTGTCCCTCCTCCGGTCTAACCGTCTCCCTTCCACCGCTAAACGCTTCTCCAACGAGGAGCTAATTGACGAGGCACTTTACTACGGCATCGAATCTCAACTCAAGTCCGCACTCGCGCCCACTCAACTCAATGGCATCGACGTCTCTTTGGTCAACACCGTTAGGCCCTCTTCCGAAGCTGTCGTCTCAGACTTTAACGCCAACGACTCTGATGGATCGCTTTGGGTCGCTCATGGCGGGCAGATATCGGTTTACGATTGGAATCTGAGCCACACCGCTACTGTTCGGACGCATTTAGACTACATCACCTCAGTGAAGCGGGTCCGACCGGAGATTGCTGCCGTCAGTTCCTTATCTGGGTGGGGTTTACATCTTTACAACATGGCGAATGGAAGCCGAGTCGATTCGTTCGAGTGGGTCGACCCGACCGATGTCAGGATATACAAGGCCCGTGTCCACGCGATTGTTGACTCGGAGGATTCAATCTACGCCTCCTATGAGTGTCATCATGGAGAGAATTGTGTTCTGAGGATAGATAAATCAGCTATGAAAATTTCCTCCGAGATTGGGAGAATGTCAGGAAATTCAGCAAAAAACGTGGTTCCAGGAAAGCTTGCATTTTTATCAGAGATGGGGATTTTGATCGGGAGCTCTGTTACCTCAGGTGCATTCGGCTACTCAGGTTATATCAGGATATGGGACCCGAGAACCCGAGATGTGGTTTGGGAGACGAATGAACCAGGGTCAGGTCGAAGCAGCAGATTTGGTGACTCATTTGCCGATGTGGCCGTAGATTACGATAGACTGTCACTGTTCAAACTCTGCTCGAAATCTGGCGATCTTGGGGTAGCAGATTTACGCAAATTAAGCGATGATCCATGGGTTTATTTGAAAGAGAAGAACCTGAGTATGCGGAATGTAGGAGGAAGTGGTGGTGGGAATTTTGTGATCTGTTGTTATAGGAAGCAAGTTTTTGTGGGGAGAGAGGGGGAGCTAGAGGTGTGGTCAAGAACTATGGCCGATGAAGATGAAGGAACTGCCAATGAGGAGTCGTATAGAAGGAATTATGTGGATAAAGCAGAGAACTCCGAAAGAGGGATCATAAAGAAAATCGAGGGTGGCGGCGATAGGCTTTTCGTGACTCGAGAAAATGTCGAGGGGATTGAGGTTTGGCAAAGTTCTTACAACTCTGGTGTCGTCTCAGTTATTTGA